A single window of Saccharomyces kudriavzevii IFO 1802 strain IFO1802 genome assembly, chromosome: 16 DNA harbors:
- the COG4 gene encoding Golgi transport complex subunit COG4 (similar to Saccharomyces cerevisiae COG4 (YPR105C); ancestral locus Anc_3.419), which yields MKGQVSSTSWESSIIEGRLSKNLARYTLLLDKLSTLSQVDKLSEVIANDYTEQSKQLNSFVQESQSSLNKQSRKLELQRTDLTTSLTHFHETVGTIASSNTRAKAIHDDIETVDQERALVNKTLQFVKDVRTLKNNISLAHSALKANDYLVAATAIDEIRSLPDKNLIVSEFAKKVVPSSEVPEEPAILIKNWCKELTGLFQEHFMKATRTQDIKELTLMFKMFPMIGQDVLGLDLYSKYVCDIIADESRKIMSNSMENSIKFQGFFSQVLLHLFKIVSTIINDHSKVIATCYGEKHMVHVMEKVEKEADLQASLVLDIFMETRKIDRTISDINDWSHLQKTEDKSKSSNQSDNETDNEAEQSSIISIHDLALLIIEFSQILQNWSMYSRFYSVKWNEFSNLHPDVLQPPSPIAGGKFALKLEQDKIFDDFQALVLNHLHRSFKNSMSLEEMPSLNDLVTTVSLNDHDKNSYPVTSVLDDLILLVRKNLISVVNTGQFKLLSSFLNELVKFFQNQFLVKFMQNKFKLLQSKLTPNISLKKYIPKGEEQSSAYASSRSVSPPASKFSPLSRFTFRGAAASALTNIQSNLQAVVADDEDSILALHHYLVYLNSLYLNKVYVHRLLSIEILEDDSQKILKDNFPFNNEATQLQTLIGNSEKLVLEQTDKLSKWAVKYLFQNILQSKVRNLLASIFVNSISSNSSVSNQNNMSRNNSAGANQKNYIISIEDFEDLSQINSFNSKWNQLITPYKNILHKEAFVELLSNIVNYIVGTLEQRIWTLEFNELGVTKLDRELSLFIGSICGLNYNLREKFLKLTQIVLLLGLDDDSFDLSTDDIKDDFNGTFDWVITSQERIKARNMKIDRRQ from the coding sequence ATGAAAGGACAAGTTTCGAGTACGTCATGGGAGAGCTCGATCATCGAGGGCCGGCTGTCTAAGAATCTAGCAAGGTACACCTTACTATTAGATAAATTATCGACACTCTCTCAAGTAGACAAGTTGTCCGAAGTAATAGCCAACGACTATACAGAACAGTCAAAGCAATTGAATTCATTTGTGCAAGAATCGCAGTCATCGCTCAACAAACAATCTCGAAAATTGGAACTACAAAGGACCGACCTTACGACTAGTTTGACACACTTCCATGAAACGGTAGGCACGATAGCCTCCTCAAACACAAGAGCAAAGGCTATACACGACGACATTGAAACCGTAGATCAAGAACGTGCACTGGTCAACAAAACATTACAGTTTGTAAAGGACGTCAGGACGCTAAAGAACAATATTTCATTGGCACACTCAGCTTTAAAAGCTAATGATTACCTAGTCGCTGCGACAGCGATTGATGAAATTAGAAGCCTTCCTGACAAAAATCTGATTGTTTCTGAGTTTGCCAAGAAAGTGGTGCCCTCGAGTGAAGTTCCTGAAGAACCAGCAAtattaataaaaaattggtGTAAAGAACTGACAGGCTTATTTCAGGAACATTTTATGAAGGCAACTAGAACGCAAGATATAAAAGAGCTAACCTTAATGTTCAAAATGTTTCCCATGATTGGACAGGACGTGCTTGGATTAGACTTGTATTCTAAGTACGTCTGTGATATTATTGCTGATGAAAGTAGGAAAATCATGTCGAATTCCATGGAGAACAGCATTAAATTCCaaggatttttttctcaagtACTATTacatcttttcaaaattgtatCCACCATCATAAATGACCATTCAAAAGTTATCGCCACGTGCTACGGGGAAAAGCATATGGTTCACGTCAtggaaaaagttgaaaaggAAGCTGATCTTCAAGCTAGTTTAGTTTTAGATATTTTCATGGAAACGAGAAAGATAGATAGAACTATAAGCGATATCAATGATTGGAGCCACTTACAAAAGACCGAAGATAAGAGCAAGAGCAGTAATCAGTCAGATAACGAAACAGATAACGAGGCGGAACAGAGCTCAATAATATCCATTCATGATTTGGCGCTATTAATAATAgaattttctcaaatattACAAAACTGGTCCATGTATTCTCGCTTTTATTCAGTGAAATGGAAtgaattttccaatttgcATCCAGATGTGCTGCAACCACCTTCACCGATAGCCGGTGGTAAATTTGCATTGAAACTGGAACAGGATAAGATTTTTGACGATTTCCAAGCGCTAGTGTTAAACCATCTCCATAGATCATTCAAGAATAGCATGTCACTGGAAGAAATGCCTTCACTTAATGATCTTGTAACGACAGTTTCCCTCAATGATCATGATAAAAACTCATACCCTGTAACGTCTGTTTTGGATGACCTGATTTTGTTAGTCCGGAAAAACCTTATATCAGTGGTCAATACTGGCCAATTTAAGCTCTTGTCAAGTTTTTTGAACGAGTTAGTAAAATTCTTCCAGAACCAATTTCTGGTCAAATTCATGCaaaacaaattcaaattattgCAATCGAAACTAACCCCGAatatatctttgaaaaaatatatccCAAAAGGGGAAGAACAATCCTCGGCATATGCATCATCAAGATCAGTGTCTCCGCCCGCAAGTAAATTCTCTCCACTAAGCAGATTTACTTTCAGGGGGGCTGCGGCCAGTGCCCTGACAAACATTCAATCAAATTTGCAAGCCGTAGTTGCTGATGATGAGGATTCCATTTTAGCGTTACATCATTATTTGGTTTATTTGAACTCGctatatttgaataaagtATATGTTCACAGGCTTTTATCCATAGAAATACTGGAAGACGATTCGCAAAAAATCCTGAAGGACAACTTCCCATTCAACAACGAGGCAACGCAACTACAAACTTTGATTGGGAATTCAGAAAAACTAGTTTTAGAACAAACAGATAAGCTAAGCAAATGGGCTGTCAAATACTTATTCCAGAATATTTTACAGAGCAAAGTCCGGAATCTATTGGCATCGATTTTTGTTAACTCCATTTCATCCAACTCCTCAGTCTCAAACCAAAATAACATGTCTCGCAACAATTCTGCAGGtgcaaaccaaaaaaattacatcATCAGCATAGAAGATTTTGAGGATCTGTCACAAATAAACAGTTTCAATAGCAAATGGAACCAATTGATTACTCCTTACAAAAACATTCTTCACAAGGAGGCATTCGTTGAATTACTGTCTAACATAGTCAACTACATCGTGGGGACCTTGGAGCAAAGAATATGGACCTTGGAATTTAATGAGCTAGGTGTTACAAAATTAGATAGAGAACTGAGTTTGTTCATAGGTAGTATATGTGGTCTGAACTACAATCTaagagagaaatttttgaaattgacaCAAATTGTGCTGCTTCTCGGCTTAGATGATGACAGCTTTGATTTGAGTACAGATGATATTAAGGATGACTTCAATGGCACTTTCGATTGGGTGATAACTTCCCaggaaagaataaaagctAGGAACATGAAGATTGATAGAAGACAGTAA
- the ISR1 gene encoding putative protein kinase ISR1 (similar to Saccharomyces cerevisiae ISR1 (YPR106W); ancestral locus Anc_3.421), which translates to MNSTPPTSPFTEVSDGAFPSISKNSKDFTYHLPQKRNTTSASSHLVSPVEEPTAKFSEAFQNAYSTKVPVAGSETYLKSDLNILFATPRFYSADNLASMFHLPRTVAASEFLDEFLMGILLAPQMDFLSNSDYTLPSNKLVGQGGYSYVYSISSTASSTSSHDLSFVLKFAKSQHKSKVILQEALTLAYLQYASPSTGDSHIIPFYGLTYINKSHFRRLRSNECVPGLILPRYEMNLYNFNSTISYKLSLGGKRKLWWKLLTQMLDALKTLKGNGIIHGDIKTANILITETPILDEGNCDNFDFYLADFTSAFHISQLPTDLNTTVEYCAPELIDNSSDHVPTFETDFYAVGLCLLSFISQHEPYNELQALVSHGSSPGIGSSSIQQSQWLINVLLKKDPINLNMLRSDLFQDWKLELALLSKVLVGRLSLENFIAILENDYV; encoded by the coding sequence ATGAACAGTACACCACCCACGTCTCCCTTCACTGAAGTTTCTGATGGTGCATTTCCATCTATAAGCAAGAATAGTAAGGACTTTACTTATCATCTACCGCAAAAACGTAATACTACCTCTGCGTCCTCACACCTGGTGTCCCCCGTAGAGGAGCCAACTGCTAAATTTAGCGAGGCATTTCAAAATGCTTATTCCACTAAGGTGCCTGTGGCGGGTTCAGAGACGTACTTAAAGAGCGATTTGAATATACTATTCGCAACCCCTCGATTCTATTCTGCAGATAATTTGGCTTCGATGTTCCATCTTCCCAGGACAGTAGCTGCCTCAGAGTTTCTGGACGAGTTTTTGATGGGCATACTACTAGCACCACAGATGGATTTTCTGTCTAACTCGGATTATACTCTTCCGTCCAACAAACTTGTCGGGCAAGGAGGTTATTCATATGTTTACTCCATATCATCAACCGCTTCCTCAACATCCAGCCATGATTTGAGCTTTGTTCTCAAGTTTGCCAAATCACAGCACAAGAGCAAAGTGATTCTGCAGGAGGCCCTGACACTGGCATACCTTCAATACGCGAGTCCTTCAACAGGTGACAGTCATATCATACCTTTTTATGGTTTAACATACATTAACAAATCTCATTTCAGAAGGTTAAGGTCCAACGAATGTGTGCCAGGCCTCATTCTTCCGAGGTATGAAATGAATCTATACAACTTCAACTCGACAATATCGTACAAACTATCGTTGGGaggaaaaaggaaactatGGTGGAAATTGCTGACACAGATGTTAGACGCATTAAAAACATTGAAAGGCAATGGTATAATACACGGCGATATAAAAACAGCAAATATTCTAATAACAGAGACACCAATTCTTGATGAAGGCAACTGCGACAATTTCGATTTCTATCTGGCCGATTTCACTTCGGCGTTTCACATCAGTCAACTGCCTACCGACCTGAATACCACAGTAGAGTATTGTGCACCAGAGTTAATTGATAACTCTTCAGATCATGTTCCGACATTTGAAACAGACTTCTACGCTGTGGGACTTTGTCTCTTGTCATTCATCTCCCAGCATGAACCCTATAATGAACTTCAAGCATTAGTATCGCATGGATCCTCCCCAGGCATTGGCAGTTCATCTATACAGCAGTCGCAGTGGTTAATAAATGTTCTTCTCAAGAAAGATCCTATAAATTTAAACATGTTGAGAAGTGACCTGTTCCAAGACTGGAAGTTAGAACTAGCACTATTGTCCAAAGTTTTGGTAGGAAGACTTTCATTAGAGAATTTTATAGCTATActtgaaaatgattatGTATGA
- the YTH1 gene encoding cleavage polyadenylation factor RNA-binding subunit YTH1 (similar to Saccharomyces cerevisiae YTH1 (YPR107C); ancestral locus Anc_3.422), producing the protein MSLIHPDTAKYPFKFEPFLRQEYSFSLDPDRPICEFYNSREGPKSCPRGPLCPKKHVLPIFQNKIVCRHWLRGLCKKNDQCEYLHEYNLRKMPECVFFSKNGYCTQSPDCQYLHIDPASKIPKCENYEMGFCPLGSTCPRRHIKKVFCQRYMTGFCPLGKEECDMEHPQFIIPDEGSKLRIKKDDEINTRKMDEEKERRLNAIINGEV; encoded by the coding sequence ATGAGCTTAATTCATCCTGATACTGCAAAATATCCTTTTAAATTTGAACCGTTCCTCAGGCAAGAATATTCGTTTTCACTCGATCCAGATAGACCAATATGTGAATTCTATAATTCTAGGGAAGGCCCTAAATCGTGCCCAAGAGGGCCCTTGTGCCCCAAGAAACATGTAttaccaatttttcagaataaGATCGTTTGCAGGCATTGGCTTCGAGGACTATGCAAAAAGAATGATCAATGCGAATATTTGCATGAGTATAATCTTCGAAAAATGCCTGAATGTGTCTTCTTCAGCAAAAACGGGTACTGTACGCAAAGCCCAGATTGTCAATATCTACATATAGATCCAGCTAGCAAAATACCCAAATGTGAAAACTATGAAATGGGGTTCTGTCCTTTGGGGAGTACTTGTCCTAGACGACATATCAAGAAAGTATTTTGTCAAAGATATATGACCGGATTTTGCCCATTGGGTAAAGAAGAATGTGACATGGAGCATCCACAGTTCATAATCCCGGATGAAGGTAGTAAGCTAAGGATCAAGAAAGATGATGAGATAAATACTAGGAAGatggatgaagaaaaggagagaCGTTTGAATGCTATAATAAACGGGGAAGTTTGA
- the RPN7 gene encoding proteasome regulatory particle lid subunit RPN7 (similar to Saccharomyces cerevisiae RPN7 (YPR108W); ancestral locus Anc_3.423): MVDVEKKSQEVEYVDPSVNRVPNYEVSEKAFLLTQQKVTVKQRKEAANFVLAKIKEEEMAPYYKYLCEEYLVKNGGSDLDHEEISSLTDEWIQFDRQLYDELREKNESKIKELNEKIQKLEEDDEGALEQAQAWINLGEYYAQIGDRNNAEKTLEKSLSKAISTGAKIDVMLTIARLGFFYNDQLYVKEKLEAVNSMIEKGGDWERRNRYKTYYGIHCLAVRNFKEAAKLLVDSLATFTSIELTSYENIATYASITGLFTLERTDLKSKVIDSPELLSLISTTAALQSISSLTISLYASDYASYFPYLLETYANALIPCKYLNKHADFFVREMRRKVYAQLLDSYKTLSLKSMASAFGVSVGFLDNDLGKFIPNKQLNCVIDRVNGIVETNRPDNKNAQYHLLVKQGDGLLTKLQKYGAAVRLTGSERV, translated from the coding sequence ATGGTAGAtgtggagaagaaaagtcAAGAAGTTGAATATGTTGACCCATCGGTAAATAGAGTGCCCAATTATGAGGTATCTGAGAaggcttttcttttgacACAACAAAAGGTTACTGTAAAACAACGTAAAGAAGCAGCGAACTTTGTTTTAGCTAAGAttaaagaggaagaaatgGCCCCCTATTATAAGTATCTTTGTGAGGAGTACCTAGTTAAGAATGGCGGATCAGATCTGGACCATGAGGAAATCTCAAGTCTCACTGACGAATGGATCCAATTTGACCGGCAATTATACGATGAGCTacgtgaaaaaaatgaaagtaAGATTAAAGAGTTGAAtgaaaagattcaaaaattggaagaagatgatgagggCGCGTTAGAGCAAGCACAAGCCTGGATTAATTTGGGTGAATATTATGCCCAAATTGGTGACAGAAATAATGCCGAAAAAACTTTAGAGaaatctttatcaaaagcCATTTCCACTGGGGCTAAAATTGACGTCATGTTAACAATTGCAAGATTGGGGTTCTTTTACAACGATCAACTTTACGTCAAGGAGAAATTGGAAGCAGTGAATTCCATGATCGAGAAAGGTGGTGACTGGGAGAGAAGGAACAGATATAAAACATATTACGGTATCCACTGTTTGGCTGTAAGAAATTTCAAGGAAGCGGCAAAGTTGTTGGTCGATTCTTTAGCCACTTTTACATCCATAGAATTAACTTCCTATGAAAACATTGCTACATATGCATCCATCACGGGTTTATTTACACTAGAAAGGACAGACCTGAAGTCCAAAGTCATTGATTCTCCTGAATTGTTGTCTTTAATTTCAACAACCGCCGCTCTACAATCTATCTCGTCACTAACAATTTCACTCTATGCGTCCGATTACGCTAGCTACTTTCCATATCTTTTGGAAACATATGCGAACGCCCTGATTCCCTGtaaatatttgaataaacATGCTGATTTCTTTGTTAGAGAAATGAGAAGGAAAGTTTACGCACAATTATTGGATTCATATAAAACCCTATCGTTAAAATCCATGGCAAGCGCTTTTGGAGTCTCGGTTGGATTTTTGGATAACGATCTAGGTAAGTTTATTCCAAATAAGCAACTGAATTGTGTTATTGATAGAGTTAATGGTATTGTGGAGACCAACAGGCCCGATAACAAGAATGCTCAATACCATCTGCTAGTCAAACAAGGTGATGGACTATTGACTAAACTACAAAAATACGGTGCAGCTGTGAGATTAACGGGATCGGAACGTGTTTGA
- the GLD1 gene encoding Gld1p (similar to Saccharomyces cerevisiae YPR109W; ancestral locus Anc_3.427), producing MDNFESSAEENLTLGNRRVYELRKRNFQRNLVNNLSYLGYILISLEYIKYDRTVWTLVIRGMVQSLISSPFPSDAKLRRLATFDTDRNTTGVTNLPGGRSFRLPGMFGTEILADASNEAEQQEHDDAAIVSIKKQIRRFLFHGCLSLNMLFIVLTILFPIDFLEPLGGHEPVGDGPKNTPSPFSNSNGLLLGERRGGLFLQMIGERLPKSNFSGNLGLVMFEFSILIVQFTLFSLTCVVLADLDLQEPEKLDSMKSDGYDGSVVVARIPLNKTLSTVLDDGRYIDENANSLGYTHGFDG from the coding sequence ATGgacaattttgaaagtagTGCTGAAGAGAATTTAACTTTAGGGAATAGACGAGTATATGAACTACGAAAGAGGAACTTCCAGAGAAATTTGGTCAATAATTTGAGCTACCTAGGTTATATCCTGATATCATTGGAATATATTAAGTATGACCGTACTGTATGGACGCTGGTTATAAGAGGAATGGTACAATCTCTTATAAGTTCCCCTTTCCCGAGTGATGCTAAATTGCGTCGGCTGGCAACCTTTGATACTGACCGTAATACGACGGGAGTTACAAACCTTCCGGGTGGCAGATCATTCAGGCTTCCAGGAATGTTCGGGACAGAAATTCTTGCCGATGCCTCTAACGAAGCTGAGCAACAAGAGCATGACGATGCCGCTATTGTATCCataaaaaagcaaattcGAAGGTTTTTATTCCATGGCTGTTTATCGTTGAATATGCTCTTTATTGTTTTGACCATTTTATTCCCAATCGATTTTTTGGAGCCATTGGGTGGTCACGAGCCAGTGGGTGATGGCCCTAAAAATACTCCCTCACCCTTTTCCAATTCGAATGGCCTTCTTTTGGGTGAGAGAAGAGGTGGGCTTTTCTTACAAATGATAGGGGAACGATTACCAAAAAGTAATTTTTCCGGAAACCTTGGACTAGTAATGTTCGAATTTAGCATACTTATAGTACAATTCacattattttcattaacGTGTGTTGTATTGGCGGATTTGGATTTACAAGAGCCGGAAAAACTGGATTCTATGAAAAGTGACGGGTATGATGGTTCCGTAGTAGTTGCTCGAATACCTTTAAATAAAACTTTGAGTACTGTTCTGGATGACGGTAGATATATTGATGAGAATGCAAATAGTTTGGGATACACGCACGGATTTGATGGATAA
- the RPC40 gene encoding DNA-directed RNA polymerase core subunit RPC40 (similar to Saccharomyces cerevisiae RPC40 (YPR110C); ancestral locus Anc_3.428), with product MSNIVGIEYNRVTNTTSTDFPGFSKDGKNEWDVEVFKKHLKVNISSLDEREANFDLINIDASIANAFRRIMISEVPCVAAEYVYFFNNTSVIQDEVLAHRIGLVPLKVDPDMLTWVDSSLPDDEKFTDENTIVLSLNVKCTRNPDAPKDCTDPKELYNNAHVYARDLKFEPQGRQSTTFAACSVVPADPDILLAKLRPGQEISLKAHCILGIGGDHAKFSPVSTASYRLLPQINILQSIKGESAKRFQKCFPPGVIGIDDTSREAYVKDARKDTVSREVLRYEEFADKVKLGRVRNHFIFNVESAGAMTPEEIFFKSVRILKNKAEYLKNCPITQ from the coding sequence ATGTCAAATATTGTGGGTATTGAATATAATCGTGTTACAAATACAACTTCTACAGATTTTCCtggtttttcaaaagatggcAAAAACGAGTGGGATGTGGAAGTGTTCAAGAAGCATCTAAAAGTTAATATTTCATCTCTAGACGAGAGAGAAGCAAACTTTGACTTGATAAACATCGACGCATCAATTGCAAACGCTTTTCGTCGTATAATGATCTCTGAAGTTCCATGCGTGGCTGCTGAATACGtctattttttcaacaacacATCCGTCATCCAAGATGAGGTCTTAGCTCACAGGATAGGTTTGGTTCCCTTAAAAGTTGATCCAGACATGCTTACCTGGGTTGACAGTAGTCTACCCgacgatgaaaaatttacagATGAAAATACTATTGTTTTGAGTTTGAACGTCAAGTGCACAAGAAACCCAGACGCACCAAAGGACTGTACAGATCCAAAGGAACTGTATAACAATGCCCATGTCTACGCTCGTGATTTGAAGTTTGAGCCCCAGGGTAGACAATCCACTACCTTTGCTGCTTGTTCAGTTGTTCCAGCTGATCCTGATATTTTACTAGCTAAACTAAGGCCTGGTCAAGAAATCTCGTTGAAAGCACACTGCATTTTAGGTATCGGTGGTGATCATGCTAAATTCTCGCCAGTTTCCACTGCTTCCTATAGGCTACTACCTCAAATCAATATTTTACAGTCAATCAAAGGTGAGTCTGCTAAAAGATTCCAAAAATGCTTTCCACCGGGTGTTATTGGCATTGATGATACTTCAAGAGAAGCATACGTTAAAGATGCGAGAAAGGATACAGTCTCCAGGGAAGTTTTAAGATACGAAGAGTTTGCTGATAAAGTTAAATTAGGAAGAGTAAGAAAccatttcatttttaacgTAGAAAGTGCTGGTGCTATGACaccagaagaaatttttttcaaatccgtcagaattttgaaaaataaagctgaatatttgaaaaactgtCCAATCACTCAATGA
- the DBF20 gene encoding serine/threonine-protein kinase DBF20 (similar to Saccharomyces cerevisiae DBF2 (YGR092W) and DBF20 (YPR111W); ancestral locus Anc_3.430) has translation MFSRGDREIDDLTGNMSHLAFHDLNISKPIPSKMQYRPAKSDESERASPSHESCNLNDQDTLKNRLSLSHSPKKLPKNFHERASQSQTQRVVNVCQLYFLDYYCDMFDYVISRRQRTKQVLKYLEQQRSVKNVPNKPLNEEWTLYLQKEHEVLRKRRLKPKHKDFQILTQVGQGGYGQVYLAKKKDSNEICALKILNKNLLFKLNETNHVLTERDILTTTRSDWLVKLLYAFQDSESLYLAMEFVPGGDFRTLLINTRILKSGHARFYISEMFCAVNALHELGYTHRDLKPENFLIDATGHIKLTDFGLAAGTVSNERIESMKIRLEEVKNLEFPAFTERSIEDRRKIYHRTRKTEINYANSMVGSPDYMALEVLEGKRYDFTVDYWSLGCMLFESLVGYTPFSGSSTNETYENLRYWKKTLRRPRTEDGRAAFSDRTWDLIIRLIADPINRVRSFEQVRKMPYFTEINFQTIRRGSPPFIPQLDDETDAGYFDDFTNEEDMAKYADVFKRQNKLSAMVDDSAVDSKLVGFTFRHRNGKQGSSGVLYNGSEHSDPFSTFY, from the coding sequence ATGTTTTCGCGAGGTGATCGAGAGATAGACGATTTAACTGGTAATATGAGTCATTTGGCTTTCCATGATCTAAATATTTCCAAACCTATTCCCTCAAAGATGCAGTATAGGCCTGCTAAAAGCGACGAAAGTGAAAGAGCATCTCCTTCACATGAGTCATGTAATTTAAATGATCAAGATACCTTGAAAAACCGCCTCTCTTTGAGTCATTCACCGAAAAAGCTGCCCAAGAATTTCCACGAACGTGCCTCCCAAAGTCAGACTCAGAGAGTCGTTAATGTGTGCCAACTTTACTTCCTTGACTATTATTGTGATATGTTTGATTATGTAATCAGCAGAAGACAACGTACGAAACAGGTACTAAAATATCTCGAACAACAGAGAAGTGTCAAAAATGTCCCTAATAAGCCCTTAAATGAAGAATGGACTTTATATTTACAGAAAGAACATGAGGTTttaaggaaaagaagattgaAACCTAAACATAAAGACTTCCAGATACTAACACAAGTTGGGCAGGGTGGGTACGGTCAAGTCTACcttgcaaaaaaaaaagacagcAATGAAATTTGtgctttgaaaatattgaacaAAAACCTTCTATTTAAGTTAAACGAAACAAACCATGTTCTTACCGAAAGGGATATACTGACCACAACCAGATCAGATTGGCTTGTGAAGCTGCTTTATGCTTTTCAGGATTCAGAAAGCCTGTATCTAGCAATGGAATTCGTTCCTGGTGGTGATTTCCGAACTTTGCTAATTAATACAAGGATTCTGAAGAGCGGTCACGCGAGATTCTATATTAGCGAGATGTTTTGCGCCGTTAACGCATTACATGAACTTGGCTACACTCATCGAGATCTAAAACcggaaaattttttgattgatgCCACAGGGCATATAAAACTGACGGATTTTGGACTAGCCGCTGGAACGGTATcaaatgaaagaattgaaagtATGAAAATACGTTTGGAAGAAGTGAAGAATTTAGAATTTCCCGCCTTCACAGAAAGATCCATTGAggacagaagaaaaatataccaCAGAACGAGAAAGACAGAAATCAACTATGCTAACTCTATGGTTGGTTCTCCTGATTATATGGCCCTAGAAGTTCTTGAAGGTAAAAGATACGATTTTACAGTGGACTATTGGTCATTAGGCTGTATGCTTTTTGAGAGTTTGGTTGGATATACACCATTTAGTGGTTCTTCTACAAATGAAACTTACGAGAATTTAAGATACTGGAAGAAAACCTTAAGAAGACCCCGTACTGAGGATGGAAGAGCAGCGTTCTCGGATAGAACCTGGGACTTAATCATAAGATTAATAGCAGATCCTATCAACAGAGTACGATCTTTTGAACAGGTTCGAAAAATGCCTTACTTCACAGaaatcaattttcaaaCTATAAGAAGAGGTTCACCGCCCTTTATTCCCCAATTAGATGATGAAACAGATGCAGGctattttgatgattttactaatgaagaagatatggCGAAGTACGCGGACGTCTTCAAAAGACAGAATAAATTATCTGCCATGGTTGATGATTCTGCAGTAGATTCTAAATTAGTTGGTTTCACATTTAGGCATAGGAATGGTAAACAAGGTTCAAGTGGGGTGCTCTACAATGGCTCGGAACATTCAGATCCTTTCTCAACCTTTTATTAG